In a genomic window of Candidatus Acidiferrales bacterium:
- a CDS encoding tetratricopeptide repeat protein, which produces MFDKIKFLSATAFLLFLISDFVFASEADDLMKQGNQFYQNKQYEQAVEAYQNVINMGYVGTSLYYNLGNSYYREGKIGYAILFYEKALEISPGDDDVLHNLAIANTKTVDKIDTLPKFFLFQWWESILALFPESGWTFAVYLFYLLLLVSIGLYFFARGLNLQKYSVYSGLISALFLIITAALWIVSANRALTVKNAVVLEPTTVVKLAPDSTSNDAFVIHEGLKVRELDRVESWVKIRLQDGKEGWIQQNEIGMI; this is translated from the coding sequence ATGTTTGATAAAATAAAATTTCTTTCGGCGACCGCATTTCTTCTTTTCCTGATTTCTGATTTCGTTTTTGCCTCGGAGGCGGACGATTTGATGAAGCAGGGAAATCAGTTCTACCAGAACAAGCAATATGAACAAGCGGTCGAAGCATATCAGAATGTCATCAACATGGGCTATGTCGGTACTTCGTTATATTACAACCTCGGCAACTCTTATTACCGTGAGGGAAAAATAGGCTACGCGATTTTGTTTTACGAGAAAGCCCTGGAGATTTCACCCGGCGATGACGATGTACTGCATAATCTTGCAATTGCAAATACTAAAACGGTGGATAAGATCGACACATTGCCGAAGTTCTTTTTGTTTCAATGGTGGGAAAGTATTCTTGCCTTGTTCCCGGAATCAGGCTGGACTTTTGCGGTTTATCTTTTTTACCTCCTTCTTCTGGTTTCCATCGGTCTGTATTTTTTTGCGAGGGGTTTGAACCTCCAGAAATATTCCGTCTATTCCGGTTTGATATCGGCGTTGTTTCTGATAATTACTGCGGCACTCTGGATTGTCTCGGCGAACAGAGCGCTCACGGTTAAGAATGCCGTCGTGCTTGAACCGACCACCGTGGTGAAGCTGGCGCCGGATTCCACGAGCAATGACGCATTCGTGATCCATGAAGGATTGAAAGTGAGAGAATTGGATCGAGTTGAAAGCTGGGTCAAAATAAGACTGCAGGACGGCAAAGAAGGATGGATCCAACAAAACGAGATAGGGATGATCTAG
- a CDS encoding PP2C family protein-serine/threonine phosphatase: protein MTDKNKRTDRDHVLRKTIVSDFTEGNILESLRRDFKELYSFYIDGETQERLKSETRFKRFVHASWYLLKNLILKLTPARRFLLLLSIAFFLFNDASISDKNFHISIHNNIISYFLLLLVLMLELKDKLLAHDELRIGRTVQKALLPEENPTLSGWSIWLFTRPANDVGGDLVDYVNLDGNRLGLALGDVAGKGLGAALLMSKLQSTLRAIAPDYESLSELGERINTIFCRDSLPNKFATLVYIELAENSGSVRLLNAGHLPPLVLRGSNLEELSRGAPALGLLKTSKFEEQKIEMNPGDLLVAYSDGVTEARNERDEFFGDQRLRSIIGKSAGISPDRVGERILENVERFVGEAPRSDDLSMVIIKRWS, encoded by the coding sequence ATGACCGACAAAAACAAACGGACCGATAGGGATCACGTTCTCAGGAAGACGATCGTAAGCGATTTCACGGAAGGCAACATACTTGAATCCTTGCGCCGCGATTTCAAAGAACTCTACAGTTTCTATATCGACGGCGAGACTCAGGAGAGGCTCAAATCCGAAACGCGGTTCAAACGGTTTGTCCATGCATCGTGGTACCTGTTAAAAAATCTGATCCTCAAACTCACTCCCGCGAGAAGATTCCTCCTTCTGTTAAGTATCGCCTTCTTTTTGTTCAATGACGCGAGTATTTCAGATAAAAATTTTCACATCTCTATTCACAATAATATCATCAGTTACTTTCTTCTCCTTTTGGTCTTGATGCTTGAATTGAAAGACAAGCTTCTTGCCCACGATGAACTACGAATCGGCCGGACCGTCCAGAAGGCGCTGCTTCCCGAGGAGAACCCTACTCTCTCAGGATGGTCGATCTGGCTTTTCACGAGACCTGCTAACGATGTCGGCGGTGATCTCGTGGATTACGTAAATCTTGACGGCAATCGTCTCGGACTTGCACTCGGCGACGTAGCAGGAAAAGGACTGGGTGCCGCTCTCCTTATGTCAAAGCTTCAATCGACGCTGCGCGCGATTGCGCCAGACTATGAATCTCTGTCCGAACTCGGAGAAAGAATAAATACAATATTCTGCCGCGACAGCCTGCCGAACAAGTTTGCAACGCTGGTTTACATCGAGCTCGCAGAAAATTCCGGTAGCGTGCGCCTGCTGAATGCCGGCCACTTGCCGCCGCTCGTGCTGCGCGGGAGCAACCTGGAAGAACTCTCTCGCGGTGCACCCGCTCTCGGATTGCTCAAGACCTCAAAATTCGAAGAGCAGAAAATCGAAATGAACCCGGGCGATTTGCTGGTTGCTTACTCGGACGGTGTCACGGAAGCCCGCAATGAGAGGGATGAGTTCTTCGGAGATCAGCGATTGAGATCGATAATCGGTAAGTCTGCCGGAATTTCCCCTGACAGAGTCGGCGAGAGAATCCTGGAAAACGTGGAACGCTTTGTTGGAGAGGCGCCGCGCAGTGACGATCTATCGATGGTGATAATAAAAAGGTGGAGCTGA
- a CDS encoding tetratricopeptide repeat protein: MKYFLVLAIMLIYGDLFAQSTRSSVNKGVDLYHGGKYIDSEVEFKKGLEKSPENFQANFDLGDSYYKEGKYDEAMKSYGAALSKAGTNDLKARVYHNMGNALLKDQKIKESVGAYIESLKLNPNDEPTKYNLSYALDLLKNQNQQNKNNKNNQDQNKNDQNKEQNKNNQDQQNKNDRKNQQQNQQAQQPPPKISKDQAESIFNALNNDEKNLQKQLRKMKGQPVKTDKDW; this comes from the coding sequence ATGAAATATTTTCTGGTTCTGGCAATCATGCTTATTTACGGAGACTTGTTTGCCCAGAGCACGCGGTCTTCAGTGAACAAGGGAGTCGATCTGTATCATGGCGGCAAATACATCGATTCCGAAGTTGAGTTTAAAAAGGGTTTGGAAAAATCTCCGGAGAATTTTCAGGCGAACTTCGACCTCGGTGATTCATACTACAAGGAAGGAAAATACGACGAGGCGATGAAATCATACGGCGCTGCGCTGTCAAAAGCGGGCACGAACGATTTAAAGGCAAGAGTCTACCACAATATGGGCAATGCGCTCCTGAAAGATCAAAAGATCAAGGAGAGCGTCGGTGCCTACATTGAATCACTAAAGCTGAATCCGAACGATGAACCTACTAAATACAATCTTTCCTATGCACTCGATTTACTGAAAAATCAAAACCAACAGAACAAAAACAACAAGAATAACCAGGATCAGAATAAAAACGATCAGAACAAAGAACAGAACAAGAACAATCAGGATCAACAGAACAAGAACGACAGGAAAAATCAACAACAAAATCAGCAGGCGCAGCAGCCACCGCCAAAGATCTCGAAAGATCAGGCAGAGTCGATTTTCAATGCATTAAACAATGACGAGAAAAATCTCCAGAAACAGCTAAGGAAAATGAAAGGACAGCCGGTCAAGACGGACAAAGACTGGTGA
- a CDS encoding VWA domain-containing protein has translation MFRFANPEYLYGLYSLPLIIFAFWYLTRNKYRLLDKFADKKLQPILLPVFSKVKEITRFGLIILAIAFLILAAADPQVGTKIENVKETGIDIYILLDVSLSMQAQDIKPSRLEKAKLEISNLIQKLEGDRIGLIVFAGEPFIQFPLTSDYSAANLFLSAADVNTVPDQGTAIAAAINLATKSFDHSSKTERVAVIFTDGEDHEGNLQDAIDEAKRENITIYTIGLGSPNGVPIPVYNGQGQQTGFKADINGNIVLTKLDEAALKDIADGTGGQYLRGANDRDELDLIYQNLSKIKKTEFGEKKITDYEDRFYYFLSPALILLLMEFFMVERKSRIFGVLSKKLGLE, from the coding sequence ATGTTTCGATTCGCAAACCCAGAATATTTATACGGACTATACTCGCTGCCGCTTATTATTTTTGCCTTTTGGTACTTGACGCGGAACAAATACAGGCTGCTGGACAAATTCGCGGACAAAAAACTGCAGCCGATCCTTCTTCCGGTCTTCAGCAAAGTCAAAGAAATCACCCGGTTCGGCTTGATCATTCTCGCAATTGCGTTCTTGATCCTCGCTGCTGCCGACCCGCAAGTCGGAACCAAGATCGAAAATGTTAAAGAGACCGGTATCGACATTTATATTCTCCTCGACGTTTCGCTGAGCATGCAGGCGCAGGACATCAAGCCGAGCAGATTGGAAAAAGCGAAGCTGGAGATTTCGAATCTCATACAAAAGCTTGAAGGTGACAGGATCGGTCTGATCGTTTTTGCGGGGGAGCCGTTCATTCAGTTTCCGCTGACCTCCGACTATTCCGCGGCAAATTTGTTTCTTTCCGCTGCCGACGTCAACACGGTGCCCGATCAGGGAACGGCAATCGCTGCCGCAATAAATTTGGCAACTAAATCGTTTGACCATTCGTCTAAAACCGAAAGAGTTGCTGTCATCTTTACGGACGGCGAAGATCATGAAGGGAATCTTCAGGATGCCATCGACGAGGCAAAGAGAGAAAATATTACTATTTATACGATAGGACTTGGATCTCCTAACGGCGTCCCGATTCCGGTTTACAACGGTCAAGGCCAGCAAACCGGTTTCAAGGCGGACATCAATGGAAATATAGTTCTGACGAAGTTGGACGAGGCTGCATTGAAAGATATTGCCGACGGCACCGGCGGACAATATTTGAGGGGCGCCAATGACAGAGATGAGCTCGATCTCATCTATCAAAATTTGTCGAAGATAAAAAAGACGGAGTTCGGAGAGAAAAAAATTACTGACTACGAGGACAGGTTTTATTATTTTTTATCGCCGGCGCTTATTTTATTACTGATGGAGTTTTTCATGGTGGAAAGAAAATCTCGTATTTTTGGTGTCTTGAGTAAGAAACTGGGGCTGGAGTAA
- a CDS encoding DUF58 domain-containing protein: protein MEFSEVREYQFGDDIRNIDWNVTARFGRPFVKIFEEERELTVILMVDLSGSLIFGSVDKTKQQIAAEISAILAFSALKNNDKVGLILFTDKIEKFVPPRKGDKHVLRIIREVLSFEPEGKSTNLKAALEYMNNAIKRRSIVFLLSDFMDSDYEKILRIVGKKHDLIGMVLIDRREDEIPDMGLVKFTDAETGNERWVDTGDRRTRFLFRKMRERDRENLQSLFLSSRLDSIEIETGQNYIKPLVQFFKMRERRW from the coding sequence ATGGAATTTTCGGAGGTAAGGGAATACCAGTTCGGCGACGATATCAGGAACATTGACTGGAATGTCACTGCAAGATTTGGCCGCCCATTTGTAAAAATATTCGAAGAGGAGCGCGAGCTCACTGTTATTCTTATGGTGGACTTGAGCGGGTCGCTGATCTTCGGCTCGGTGGACAAAACGAAACAGCAAATAGCGGCAGAGATCAGCGCGATCCTGGCATTCTCCGCACTGAAGAATAACGACAAGGTTGGACTGATTTTATTCACCGACAAGATCGAAAAGTTCGTTCCTCCGAGGAAGGGCGATAAGCACGTCCTCAGGATTATCCGGGAAGTCTTGTCATTCGAACCGGAAGGAAAATCGACGAATCTCAAAGCTGCGTTGGAGTACATGAACAACGCGATAAAGAGACGAAGTATCGTGTTTCTCCTTTCGGATTTCATGGATTCCGATTACGAAAAGATTTTGAGGATCGTAGGAAAGAAGCACGACCTCATCGGAATGGTCTTGATCGACAGGAGAGAAGACGAGATTCCGGATATGGGACTGGTGAAATTCACCGACGCGGAGACCGGTAATGAAAGATGGGTCGATACCGGAGACAGGCGAACCAGATTTTTATTCAGGAAAATGAGAGAAAGGGACAGAGAAAATCTGCAATCATTATTTCTATCGAGCCGTCTCGACAGCATCGAAATCGAAACGGGACAAAATTACATAAAGCCTCTCGTCCAATTTTTTAAAATGAGAGAGAGAAGATGGTAG
- a CDS encoding VWA domain-containing protein encodes MLGDVTFAYPWLLLLLAIIPAMILWYWKVGSAKQPSVTYSSLRVFNRVPSSWKEKFRHAPIVLRSVAVALLIIALARPQSFSSGRNVMTEGIDIVIALDISGSMISEDFKPNRVEAAKAVAEKFIDGRPNDRIGLVVFSRDAFTQCPITIDHRVLENLLQKIEPGMIQDGTAIGNGLADAVGRLKDGKAKSKVIILLTDGANNAGEIDPLTAAEIAKTYGIRVYTVCIGTGAEAPYPIQTPYGVRYQMIAFPIDENLLKNIADITGGQAFVASNNRALEEIYEKIDQLEKSRIEVTSYRNAAELFSGWLNAGLILLLLELGLSNTVLKTIP; translated from the coding sequence ATGCTGGGTGATGTGACGTTTGCGTATCCGTGGCTTCTTCTTCTCCTCGCCATCATTCCCGCGATGATACTTTGGTATTGGAAAGTCGGCAGCGCGAAACAGCCCTCGGTGACTTATTCCTCATTGAGGGTGTTTAATCGAGTTCCGTCTTCGTGGAAGGAAAAATTTCGTCACGCACCGATAGTCCTGAGGTCGGTGGCGGTAGCGCTCTTGATTATTGCGCTTGCAAGGCCGCAAAGTTTTTCATCAGGCCGGAACGTAATGACCGAGGGAATCGATATCGTCATTGCGCTTGACATCTCGGGAAGCATGATCTCGGAGGATTTCAAACCCAACCGTGTCGAAGCCGCTAAAGCCGTTGCTGAAAAATTTATCGACGGTCGGCCTAACGACAGGATCGGCTTGGTCGTCTTTTCTCGCGACGCGTTTACCCAGTGTCCTATAACGATCGACCATCGGGTACTCGAAAATCTCCTTCAGAAAATTGAACCGGGAATGATCCAGGACGGCACGGCAATCGGGAATGGATTGGCCGATGCTGTGGGGAGGTTGAAAGACGGTAAAGCAAAAAGCAAAGTGATCATACTCTTGACGGACGGCGCAAACAATGCGGGTGAAATAGACCCGCTGACCGCGGCCGAAATTGCGAAGACTTATGGAATTCGTGTTTACACCGTCTGCATCGGGACCGGTGCCGAGGCTCCCTATCCGATCCAGACCCCCTATGGAGTTCGCTACCAAATGATCGCGTTCCCGATTGACGAGAATCTTTTGAAAAATATTGCGGACATTACCGGCGGGCAGGCTTTCGTCGCATCGAACAACAGAGCACTGGAGGAAATTTATGAAAAGATCGACCAGCTTGAAAAGTCGAGAATAGAAGTCACGTCTTACCGAAATGCCGCCGAACTTTTTTCGGGCTGGCTGAATGCCGGACTGATTTTACTTTTGCTTGAACTCGGTCTGTCGAATACGGTTCTGAAAACAATTCCATGA
- a CDS encoding BatD family protein produces MKSIVKILAALSFVSSVVSAQTFTASVDNSTVGVDNQFQVSFTFSGKDVNGIKSFNPPDFNGFMVLSGPNQSTSMSIINGAVSASATYSYYLRARNTGKFTIGPAEINYGGKTFTTQLLEVTVIRGQAKQSASSTGNNATRDIGDNLFILATVDKQKVYMGEQVTVTYKLFTRLSIASQLQVSKLPSYEGFWVEEINVPNTISFATQMYDGKQYRVGLLKKVALFPNQLGELSVTPLVLDVPVQVQSKQRGGGDIFDQFFNDPFFNSVQTVNYTARSNTVKLHVIALPSENIPRSFNGAVGDYSLSSQINPTDVKTNEPLTLKINLSGQGNIQLLNMPEVELPPGFDKYEPKTSEQIDRTGTVSGSKSFEYLIVPRVAGLKKISPIQFSYFSPAKRSYVTLSTPAYSINVEEGSGTNSTEIAGYTKEEIKLLGQDIRYIKTSDDDLRKASEIQLFGFGFWTATVVPLFVLGGLVTWKRKQDRLSGNVQLVRYRRAEKIARKRFKTASVLMESNNQAGFYAEISQALFGYLEDKLHIPKSEISLERAVGELQRRNIDAQLIVNLKDCIEKCEFARFAPGGDGKAAMNDMYNELTRVIIGIEKFMSVRKHV; encoded by the coding sequence ATGAAGTCAATAGTAAAAATATTAGCGGCGTTGTCTTTTGTATCGTCTGTGGTATCAGCTCAGACCTTTACCGCATCGGTCGACAACTCGACCGTCGGTGTGGACAACCAGTTCCAGGTATCGTTTACGTTTTCCGGGAAGGACGTAAATGGAATTAAGAGTTTCAACCCTCCGGACTTCAACGGCTTCATGGTTCTCTCCGGCCCGAACCAATCGACGAGCATGTCGATCATAAACGGCGCCGTCTCGGCTTCCGCAACATATTCATACTACCTGCGGGCAAGAAACACGGGCAAATTCACGATCGGACCCGCTGAGATAAACTACGGTGGAAAGACCTTCACTACCCAGCTGCTTGAAGTTACCGTCATAAGGGGACAAGCCAAGCAGTCTGCAAGCTCAACGGGAAACAATGCGACAAGAGATATTGGAGACAACCTTTTCATTCTCGCTACCGTAGATAAACAAAAGGTCTACATGGGTGAGCAAGTGACGGTGACATATAAGTTGTTTACGCGATTAAGCATCGCCTCGCAGTTGCAGGTGTCGAAACTTCCCTCTTACGAAGGATTCTGGGTCGAAGAGATAAATGTACCAAACACGATTTCGTTCGCAACGCAAATGTACGACGGGAAACAGTATAGAGTCGGTCTCCTGAAGAAAGTTGCCCTGTTTCCAAATCAGCTCGGCGAACTTTCTGTCACGCCGCTTGTTTTGGATGTCCCGGTTCAGGTTCAATCGAAACAAAGAGGCGGCGGAGACATCTTCGACCAGTTTTTCAATGACCCCTTTTTCAATAGCGTCCAGACGGTTAATTACACCGCGAGGTCCAACACGGTGAAGCTGCACGTGATCGCTCTCCCATCGGAGAACATCCCCAGGTCATTTAACGGAGCGGTTGGCGACTATTCGCTTTCTTCTCAGATCAATCCGACAGATGTGAAAACGAACGAACCGCTCACTCTGAAAATCAATTTAAGCGGACAGGGAAACATTCAGCTCTTAAACATGCCCGAAGTCGAGCTGCCTCCAGGATTTGATAAATATGAGCCCAAAACGTCCGAGCAAATTGACAGAACGGGAACGGTCTCCGGCTCGAAAAGTTTTGAATACCTGATAGTTCCGCGGGTTGCCGGTTTGAAGAAGATCTCCCCGATTCAGTTTTCTTATTTCAGTCCGGCAAAAAGATCTTATGTCACTCTTTCAACTCCGGCTTACTCGATCAATGTAGAGGAAGGATCCGGTACGAATAGCACAGAAATAGCCGGATATACAAAGGAGGAAATAAAACTTTTAGGTCAGGACATCAGATATATTAAAACTTCCGACGATGATTTGAGAAAGGCGAGCGAAATTCAATTATTCGGATTCGGCTTTTGGACTGCCACGGTTGTACCTCTTTTTGTACTTGGCGGACTGGTAACCTGGAAGAGGAAGCAAGATAGACTTTCGGGAAATGTCCAGCTTGTTCGTTATCGCCGCGCGGAGAAGATTGCGCGCAAGCGTTTCAAGACTGCGAGTGTATTGATGGAATCCAACAATCAAGCCGGATTCTACGCCGAGATCTCGCAAGCTCTTTTCGGCTATCTCGAAGACAAGCTCCATATTCCCAAATCTGAAATCTCGCTGGAGAGGGCGGTCGGCGAGCTTCAGAGAAGAAACATCGACGCCCAGCTAATTGTCAATCTGAAAGACTGCATAGAAAAATGTGAGTTCGCCAGGTTCGCTCCCGGAGGCGATGGCAAAGCCGCGATGAACGACATGTACAATGAATTGACCCGGGTCATAATCGGGATAGAAAAATTTATGTCCGTGAGGAAACATGTTTGA
- a CDS encoding HlyD family secretion protein, with translation MEAEEKNYKGVNQPRQGGIPSGQPPQNYRAPENGGDEDIEDVPLFKRKKVIIPILVVLTIVAVAGLYLYMNMQDYVSTDDAYVDANNVAISSKMLGRITYLGTDEGDTVQAGQVLVRLDESDLRAQEVSAKAGLELAQQSLPLDQVSINRAQDDFDRAEVQYKSGIVTKEQYDHAQKALEATRAQYNIDLTKITTAKAQIGVIQSQLANTVIAAPMDGVVAKRWVLSGDVIQPGQPIFTMYDLKNIWVTANLEETKLGHIHLNDPVEIDVDTYPGVKFYGKVFEIGTYTASEFSLIPPNNASGNFTKVTQRVPIKISIEDAPAQDGSKPILRPGMSVEVSVKIK, from the coding sequence ATGGAAGCAGAAGAAAAAAATTACAAAGGCGTCAACCAACCTCGCCAAGGGGGAATCCCCTCGGGACAACCTCCTCAAAATTACAGAGCACCGGAGAATGGCGGAGACGAAGACATCGAGGATGTTCCTCTGTTCAAAAGAAAGAAAGTCATAATTCCGATCCTCGTGGTCCTGACGATAGTTGCTGTCGCCGGGTTGTATTTGTACATGAATATGCAGGACTATGTTTCTACCGACGATGCATATGTCGATGCAAACAATGTCGCGATCAGCTCGAAGATGCTCGGCAGGATTACATATCTTGGAACGGACGAGGGAGATACAGTACAAGCAGGCCAGGTTCTCGTGAGGCTTGACGAGAGCGATCTGCGCGCCCAGGAGGTATCCGCGAAAGCCGGACTTGAGCTTGCTCAACAGAGCCTGCCGCTTGATCAAGTCAGCATCAATCGTGCGCAGGACGATTTCGATCGCGCCGAAGTTCAATATAAGAGCGGGATCGTGACGAAGGAGCAATACGATCACGCGCAGAAAGCCCTGGAAGCGACCCGTGCCCAGTACAACATAGATCTCACTAAGATCACGACGGCAAAAGCACAGATTGGAGTTATACAATCGCAGCTCGCAAATACCGTGATAGCCGCTCCTATGGATGGCGTGGTCGCAAAGAGATGGGTTCTCAGCGGAGACGTCATCCAGCCGGGCCAACCGATATTTACGATGTATGATCTGAAAAACATTTGGGTGACGGCAAATCTTGAGGAAACAAAACTGGGTCACATCCATTTGAATGATCCCGTTGAAATCGATGTCGATACTTATCCCGGCGTCAAATTTTATGGCAAAGTTTTCGAAATTGGGACTTATACGGCATCTGAGTTTTCTCTTATTCCACCGAACAACGCATCCGGAAATTTCACGAAAGTCACCCAGCGCGTCCCAATAAAAATTTCAATTGAAGATGCTCCGGCGCAAGACGGCTCCAAACCGATATTAAGACCTGGAATGTCGGTAGAGGTTTCGGTGAAAATAAAATAG
- a CDS encoding TetR/AcrR family transcriptional regulator produces MPEQLSSEKQAVILDAARKRFAYYGFSKVTMDEIAADVGMGKASLYYYFPTKEKLFEEVVKQEKNQFFNDINLMIEKKVSSSDMLRRYAARRIEHFRNLANLRALITQQNGEMRACSIELFKEFQMQEVKVLQEILQLGKKNGELGTPNPQQSAEAIMQMLYGPRSWYLHKLQRDPDDETYRLIEQATKEIVEIILNGIRKRK; encoded by the coding sequence ATGCCAGAACAGCTATCGAGCGAAAAACAAGCGGTTATACTCGACGCAGCCAGAAAAAGGTTCGCATATTACGGATTTTCAAAGGTTACGATGGATGAGATCGCCGCCGATGTCGGCATGGGAAAAGCATCGCTTTACTACTACTTCCCCACAAAAGAGAAACTTTTCGAAGAAGTTGTCAAACAGGAGAAGAACCAGTTTTTCAACGACATCAATCTGATGATCGAGAAGAAAGTCTCCTCGAGCGATATGCTTCGCCGCTATGCCGCAAGGCGAATTGAGCATTTCCGGAACCTGGCTAACCTGCGCGCCCTGATCACGCAGCAGAATGGAGAAATGAGGGCGTGCTCGATTGAACTCTTCAAGGAGTTTCAAATGCAGGAGGTCAAGGTTCTACAGGAAATTCTCCAGCTCGGAAAGAAGAACGGTGAATTGGGAACCCCGAACCCTCAGCAATCTGCCGAAGCGATCATGCAAATGCTCTACGGGCCGCGAAGCTGGTACCTTCATAAGCTTCAACGCGACCCAGACGACGAGACTTATCGTCTCATCGAGCAGGCGACGAAAGAAATAGTCGAAATCATTCTTAACGGAATCAGAAAAAGAAAATAA
- a CDS encoding AAA family ATPase produces the protein MDITALNEKIKLESAFVDLLMNEIGKIIVGQKAMAERLVIGLLSNGHVLLEGVPGLAKTLAIKTLSAATKAKFQRIQFTPDLLPADLIGTQIYNQKDGNFLIRKGPIFSNFILADEINRAPAKVQSALLEAMQERQVTIGEQTFKLDEPFLVLATQNPIEQEGTYPLPEAQVDRFMLKVKITYPTRDEELKIMRQNVNMVNGAVQQVVTPKDILKARELVREVYIDEKVEKYILDIVQATRFPKDFHLDKLADLVSYGASPRASINLALGAKAMAFIRRRGYVIPEDVRAICFDVLRHRIAVSYEAEAEELTAEDVIREILNKVEVP, from the coding sequence TTGGACATTACTGCTCTTAACGAGAAAATCAAACTAGAAAGCGCTTTCGTAGATTTGTTGATGAACGAAATCGGCAAAATCATAGTCGGACAAAAAGCGATGGCGGAAAGATTGGTCATCGGCCTTTTGAGCAACGGTCACGTTTTGTTGGAAGGCGTTCCCGGGCTGGCTAAGACCCTGGCGATAAAGACTCTTTCAGCGGCGACGAAGGCGAAGTTTCAGCGAATACAATTCACACCGGATTTACTCCCCGCAGATCTCATCGGCACTCAGATTTATAATCAGAAGGACGGGAATTTTCTGATTCGCAAGGGACCGATTTTCTCCAACTTCATTCTCGCTGATGAAATAAATCGGGCCCCCGCAAAAGTGCAAAGCGCACTTCTGGAGGCGATGCAGGAGAGGCAGGTTACCATCGGGGAGCAAACGTTTAAGCTCGATGAACCCTTTCTCGTGTTGGCGACCCAGAATCCTATCGAGCAGGAAGGAACATATCCGCTGCCGGAGGCTCAGGTCGATAGATTCATGTTGAAAGTAAAAATAACTTATCCCACCCGAGACGAAGAACTGAAGATCATGCGGCAGAATGTCAATATGGTCAACGGCGCGGTGCAGCAGGTTGTCACACCGAAGGATATTCTCAAGGCGAGAGAACTTGTCCGCGAAGTCTATATCGACGAAAAGGTGGAAAAGTACATTCTTGATATAGTCCAGGCAACGCGCTTCCCCAAAGATTTTCACCTGGACAAGCTGGCCGACCTCGTCAGTTACGGCGCATCGCCGAGAGCGTCGATCAATTTGGCATTGGGTGCGAAAGCGATGGCATTCATAAGAAGAAGAGGGTACGTTATCCCTGAAGACGTGCGCGCGATTTGCTTCGATGTTCTTCGCCACCGCATCGCCGTGAGTTACGAAGCCGAAGCGGAAGAGTTGACCGCTGAAGATGTAATCAGAGAAATTTTGAACAAAGTGGAAGTTCCGTAA